The Falco biarmicus isolate bFalBia1 chromosome 7, bFalBia1.pri, whole genome shotgun sequence genome contains the following window.
TAGGACCAGGGATtacagttttaaacaaaaagagggtagatttttATTagatagaaggaagaaattcttccctgtgagggtggtgaggctggcacaggctgcccagagatgctgtgggtgccccatccctggacgGGGCTTTGAACAATCTAATCCAGTGGAAGttgcccctggcagggggctggatctttaaaggtccaatcttccaacccaaactgttctgtgatggCGTGCTCTTTCCTCAACACTCCCCCTCATGGGGAAGCACTTCCAAAACATTTCTAGCTTTGCtcatttccttctctccagaAATCATAGTTAAAAaatcctttgcttttgtttctccccTTTcgaaaaggaggggggaaaatgACATATTGCTTCTACTTAATAGAAACAAAGTcagtttacatttatttttaaaatggaaatcgAGACTCTTCTGTATGGAGTATTACACTCTTTTACACTGACTTTGTGCAGAATTTCAAACATTGCCTTAAAGCCATTTTGGATGCGATGCAGGACAGCAAGTCTTATGGAGCAATGAACAAAAACAGAAGTTTCAAGGAACAGTACAAGCGTCATAGTACATCAAGGTTTAGCAATTCAAAAACTTTTGGAAGAAGAGCTGTATTAGAAGTACTGGGCTGATGATGACAAGTAACTACAAAGAATAAATCCTTTATATTGAACTGAActgcaaaatgtatttacttAAACTACAATTTGCAATGGCTATCATCTAACTAGTTTATTAAAGAGCAAAcagtggggaagaaaaacattgctCTTGTTCTATACTTCTGTTTTaatggcatggcacagcaaaACATCTCTACCTGTTTTCCATAGAAAACAAATTGGTTTATGTAAGTAGTGACCATTTAATGAGTCTTCCCAGctgaaaaaacaacccaaacaaaaacaaaaaaaaaaaacaaccaaggaaacaaaaaaaaaaccccaacagaaaACTTTGCAAAATGTGTCTTCTAGGATACTTCATGATAGACCATTCCAGCAGGAGTCTAAATACACAGATTTTAAGTTTTGCCCGAAGtaggatttgaaaaaaaatattggtccatgggttttttatttattttggaaaaagtaCCAAGTTTTTAATTTCCCATGCAATCAAGTAGCTAATTCCCTTCATATTCTGCTGAATACCTGAGGTAGTAGGCAGAGCAGTGTCCCACACAATTAAGCTTACATCTAATTACACTTCACAGAAGCATCCACAGAAGGTGCTGCTTAACAACATACACCTCTCAAGCTAAATTCAAAATGAGCAATGAGGGCACAAAGGCTTTTGAAATTTACGTAAAATTTAACTGAAGCCAAGTAAGTGAAgttaagaaaagtaattttccacaCATATGCCAGAACTGACAGCTCTGCAGATGTGCAGTAACCTATGGAAAACGGGGACTGTTCTCtcccccaccttccccccacctctttggttttttggggttgtttgttttggtttggtttgtttgtttgtttgtttttaagataaCTTTGGCACTGAAAGCAGGGAGATTACAAGCTTTTGTTGGCACAGCTGTGACATGTGTCAGGATACTCATTTACAACGGGAAAAATTTCTCCCACTGATTATAACGCGTAGCCTAGCTGGAGTCCATTCAATCATTCCATGCCTTCAGGAAAGCTTTATGTGGCTTATTATTAAAATGGTTACAAATCCCTGAAATCTCAACAGATGTTTGCACTGAACTCCCAAGGATTTCTCACCGTTTAACCAAACACAAGCTCCCTAGAGTAATCACTGTTTCACGGAGGAACAGCTCCCTAAATCTCTCATGAACCACTGCAGGGGTTAACTACTAGACACTGGCCAGATAACACACCCCTGGGATACCCAAATAGTTTGTCAGTGCCATGGGGCAAGAGATGGATGGCAGCAGCCTCtccccctacacacacacatttaccACTGCGGCCCTCCTGTGGCTGTACAGCAGATGCTGAGCACCACTTCCACTGGGAGAGAAACAGCTGGGAGAAATATCTGCTTAATTCTTCCAGGAAAGGTAAATTCATGGTCAAATCTACAGCTGCAATGGAAACTAATCCAAGAGAACTTCTCCAGGGAGAAAACATGACAGCTGGCAACATTACGGATACCCCAGATAAGACTTGTGAGGgagcagcaaaaagaaacaggacAGTGGGAACCAAAGGAATGAATGAAGGGCTGTGGGGTTCTCTCACCTTCCACACTGCAGGTAAGttgtaagaaaagcagcatcaaaCTGGCAATACCTTGTCCATAGGAAAACTTCACCCTCAGGATAATTATAAAGCAAAGCCTCCAGAATCAGAAACATGTActaaacaggggaaaaaaagcacaaatatttaGCAGGAATAGCATCCCCGTAAAAATCTACCTTGTTCTAGCCCAGTCCCTTTGTTCCAAATTCTTTCTCTGAATTCATCTCAGCTTTAACGTGTTTATCAACAAAGAACTTGAATTAAATTGTTTCCTTCTCCAACCATCTAAACCtaagcttaaagaaaaaaaaagacaatttctgaactcagaaagcagcatttcagtacaagaatctggtttatttttacagtgcagTGATTGAAACAATGTAGAAATTTAACTTGCAAAATGGAATTTATATCACAATGTCTGTCAGAAGGCAATACGTAtgtgttgttttgctttaatcataaaatatttctctggaCACCAGAAATTACAAATGCTTAACACTATACActtcactttatttttagagACTAATTTATCATAATTTAAATCTATCTtataaacaatttcttttaaaaaacatgtggAAGATAGAAAGAACTCAAGTATTAAACTCAAGGCcttgattattattattttctttttttttttttttttaaacaaaggtattttaagaaatgtatCAAAATGATTAACTCTGTATTATAGCTACTAGTCAGGCTCCGTAACACACTGCTCCACAATTTCACGCAAGTTTGGATTCTCCATCGCAGCTGCTACTCTCTCTTTGTCATTGATTTGCTTGTTGACTGCAAGACATCACATAAAAAGCAAAGTCAGAAGTAGTTTTCAGTGGTACTTTACACATACTGCATCAGTAAGGTGACAAATACAAGATAACATAGTCCAGTGAAGGTTTTCCAAACCTAGTAAACACCCAGCTCAAAGACTGAGAAAACCTATAGTAACAGTACAGTGTGTCCActttcttttcaattttctCTTTAGGTGGAAGATATTATTTGCATAATAGCCAAAACTGACATTTGTACAACAGCTTATAAAGCACTGTACAGGCAGGCATTTAAGTGGCATGGCCTAAAATAAGAAGGTTGTGCCAGACACAATAGAAGGATGACAAGACAAGAAGAATATGTGCGTGCTCAAGAGACAGTAGTCAAAGGACAGAGGATTAGCAGGAAActgggaagaaagcaaatgaaagctCAGTCACAAAAAACCCATCAGaaactgaacatttttgttACTTCTCTAGTTTAGGAAAAGAATGCAAGATGCTTTTACGATACGTCTTAAAATCAAGTATGAAACTCATGACAAATTAGTAGTCCAGGTTCTCCAGGTTCAATTTCTAATCATTTAATCAAAAGAACCAATTTTCAACACACAAAGATATCTAATCCTTAAGAACAAAAAAGCCTGGGACATTGCCTGGGCAAAGGCTTTAACAGCTGCTTAAGAGAGTGATCAGCTATAGCTTCGAAAGAATGTCTATGTCctgtaagttttattttaaacattgactgagaaacatatttttgttatgttaAGACAGGGAGACCACTCAAGTCAGGAAGCTTTTCATGTTAATTATTTTGCAACACAGTAGCAACTTCTTTTGTTATAAACACAACTTAACACCTGCAAGAActgtggggggttttttgtttgttttaaaaaccaaaaccaccaacaaGCATCTGTTCACAGTAccaaaacagcttttgaaacagCCTCAACtacatgtttcattttaaagctttaacAGCTtattcatttctgaaaagaacagtaaggtagaggaagaaaaagatttctcCAAAGAACACAAACGCACAATCTGCAACAGCAGTCATTCATAAGCTCTACTTACTGTCTTCTTCAGTGGAATGTGTACCTTCAGATATGTAGATTTCCAGCTAAAGGAGAGATCATTAATGTTAGATGCATACATCAACAGTTGAATATATTCattactggaagaaaaaaataatcatacagTACAGATACATGTAATTCATACTTCCTGAAAATGTTCACAGAACAAAAGGGGATCAATGTTAAGAGCTGATCTTCGGCTTCACTGCAACCCAGTCACAAGACAATCTCCTCCCCCATTTCAGAGAGGCCCCAACAATCTTTCTTCAAAATTGTGGAGCCATTCATTCCTCACTAATATCAACTGCTCTTGTGAAAAAGTACCTGCAGTTAGGCTACTGCAAACAGGGCAGAGAACTGGTACGACCTTCTCAGCAAGCTCTCTGCAGGCCACAACTCAGGaacaatttctttaaaagccaCCAGAATTGCAAGTGTCACTTTCACAAGCTAAGCAGTCTTGAAAAGACATCCTTAGGAAGAGATTCCTAATAAAATGTTCCTAGTAAGTTTTGCTCAATGATGAGAATCACAGATACTCTCTTTGAAAATAGCAGTGTGATGCAGTCTCTATTTCTTGCATGGGAACAGACTGCAAGACTAGAATTGAAACAGACGTAAATCACCTTCATGCATTTACCAGGcctggaaaaaacaacaaaaccccctcaCACACAGTAAGCTGCAAGGAGATCTCGAAAATTGATGTACCAAAAGAAAACCTAGTAAATAATTCCTATGCCTTTTACCTTATCTCGCTGAAGCTAAACCTATTTGTTACCATGTGTCCAGCAAAACAAATCATTGTCTGcctatttttttagaaatgcaagtcTCACTTCGCACTGTTTAGCTAGAAAGATGAAGCTAGCaactataaaaacaaaacaacaaaaagatcaACACCAGAAATCCTCAGctaattaatttatatttggaATTCTTTGGGGCAAGTTTCTACAGCTCTATTTAAAAGACTATGTTTGTCATAAAAGGTCCACTCTTGGCTCCTGCTAAGGCCCAAATAGCTTTCTTTAAGGATATATTAACCCCTTGTTACCTATATAGTCTCTTACTCTCCAACAGCACAGTGAGGGCTGGCCTCCGTTAGGGACAGCATACTAACCTAGGTCAGGCCATTATGCAATTTATACAACAGTTCCCAAGACACAGGTCATATATTCCTTCGATGAAGTTCCAGTTTTGAATTCTGCAGCTCCTCTAAACTCTAATGAAACCGTTCTGAAGTTTTTACTTCCTAGACGATGCCCACACAGAGCAGTGGAACTCCGCTTAATGGGTTTCCAACGGGCAACAGAGCAGTTCTCTGGCTTTCAGGGCTGCTCGCTCAGCGGGTTGGTCCGCTGGAGACAACTCTCAGATACTCCAAACAGTACAGCAGAGTCAGTaacttaattttatatttatggtGCTTAGATAGATTGAAATATTGCAGAAGGCCAAATTCATTTTCCCCAAGGCAAAAGAATGATTCCAACACTTTGTAACGTGGGGTTTGAAAACACCCTCTTTTCCACCAAGCAAGAACCCGAATGACAGCTGGTGAGGAAATCCCTCGAAACACAGTGCACTTCAGAAGTGCAGCAATAAATGGTCTTTTGTAAAGGAAAGGAATAACCGCAGTTACTCGCAGATCCCTTTGGGTGCTACGCTGTACCACAACATTCACTCCCACCATAGGTAAATGACAAGCTTTAAGACCCTATCCTTAATCACATCTTGCAAGTTACTTGATCCTTGCAGCATACACACTCTTAAAGAGCACTTGGCATATACTCATGTAGTTTAAAGCACGCTCCAGAACAGATACTTTACCTTATGTCTAAAAGGCAAACATCTCTGCAGTTTTATTCTTAAACAAAGGCctgtttaaacaaaacagatcaGAGATTTTCTTGTAAAATTCAAGGTTTGAGGTGCATTTTCAGAGAAGACACATTTAACAATCAAAAATCACCAGTAAAATTGACAACCTTCTCCTTTTGTATTCTGAGCAGCACAAGCCACAGAGGAGGCCAAATAATGTGCAGTTTGACCCTTCGGCTGTAGCTTCTCAGTTAAGCTCCTTCCTGCTGTACAAGCTTATGAGGTCTCTAGTCTCTAAACATCTATGCTTCACTACCTATACTTTGCTTTTTAGGCAAAGCTGCAAGGGTTTGTTTGGGCATAAATACACGTACTTCTTCATTAAAGACTTACTTTCCCTTAAATCCTCAAAACAGACTGAGAAATCTTAGTGTGGATCTAAAATGGTAAAAGTTGCTAACCTTGGTACATTTAAACAAATCATTTCAGAGATctcaaatgtgatttttcagatGCAATTTCACCACAAATAAAAAGGgggaataaaagaaagcaaaacaagctaGTGTAGAGTCTCATACAACTTAACTGCTTTCAAACCCCTAACAGCTTAGAACTTTTTGGTATTCTGGGATtgcctgtggggttttttgtccaTGTGTGGGAAAAGAGAACAGCCCATAAAGTATGGGAAAGATAAGGGAGGCAATCATAaagtttaaacatttttttaaatttaagagctaaattttcaatttaacattattaaaataatgggGAGAACATAAAGAAGGAATTCTGTACCACTTCCCAGCTGATTTTTGAGAGCTTCTCTTTGAAGAGTTTCCCTAACTTGATAAAAATAGATGGATGTCCCCACATTTCTtctagttttttgtttgtttgcatttggtAGCAGGGTTCTCTGGTCAAACTGCTGGCAAAGCAATACTGAAATTTAACTAAAACTGATGTTATTAGACAACCTAAAATTAACTTTATGCTCATTGTTACAGAtttaatgaaagagaaatcTTACCAATGAGAGTAGCCAAAGAGCAATGAGGTACTGTTGGTGTAAACCTGATGATGACCAGATATTCGTCTTCACCTATCTCTTGCACTTCAACACAGCTTTCCGTTACCACTTCCAGTTCTTCTAAAGTATTAGGTTTCTCTGGGTCCCGGATAGTACGGATTATATCTAAAGCAGAAGACAAGTGACCAACAATTAAGTAGCTTTCTTGAATTTAATAAAAGGTACTTTTATTAGAAACCATCTTCCCAGCATTGTTCATTTTGCTCCTGTTCAGAAAAGACAGAGCTATAAATATCAGTGCTACATCATCTCATGAGTTGCTTCAGAACTGGGCAAATTGAGGCATTTGCTGTTCACTATGCACTAACTTTCCACATTCCAGTTCTAAACTTGctattatttttacaattcCATTATAATGAAGAGAAATCAAAACATGCCTATTAAAAGATATGTATTACCTTTGGAACTACATGTCATGTAATACTAGCCCATCCAAAAGATATACATAGATGTAATATTTCAGATAggttttcttgcctttcaggtttttcaaaatctaaccGATTAACAAGACAAGCCAGATTTCCTTCtattcttctctctgcttcctaGCCTGGGCCTCCCAGATAAGATTCTGAAGCCATCTTAAGGAAagccaatataaaaaaaatatactaatCCATATTTATCTGTATCCACGGTCACTTCCTTAGCTTCTAAAACATGGGGATCAACTAGGTTTAATATACCTGTATAGAAAATGATAAGCAGTGTTGCCTTCTATAGAAGCAATGTGTTCTGGATTAGCTTAAGGAGACTTCATTACACAATGAAACAGAACTACATTTATTGTTGCTTTTCCATAGAGCAAAAGGTTTTAAAGTAATATTCAAAAGCTACAATATTTGATTATAGGACACTGAAAAATTACGCACAAGAGAATATATTAATTCAGTACACTTCCTAAGAGCCTGAAAAAAGTAAGTCTCTGCATTTCAATGTGTTTGCTGAGTAACGGAACACAGAAGGCAAGGCAATGAGATCTCTAGCCTGTTCACATCTGTGCCATGTACACAGCGTAACTTGAAGAAACACTAATTCTGACAGTGAAGACCAAACCTAGGAAGTTCCCAGCTGTCACCTCTCCCTCACTTCTGCCTTGTGTGCAGTTGTTTGCCCCTTAGTAATGCAAGTACGAGCATTTCTGGTATAAACAAGGTAACTAAAGGGATACAGGTTAagatcagtttaaaaaaacctaaacgtgttaaaaaaaaaagaatgggtAGGTATTTTTAGCTAGCTATAGTGATTTTATGTTTAGTGTAGCCCTACCAATAGCTTTACTACAATAGCCGACTGCATTGCCAAAGCAAATGTGACAGCTGCCTTCACTACAGCAAATTACTTGAGTCTATCTTCAGGTACAGATTCACGTAGCTCTTGagagctgcaaagctgctttcagcGCATTCCTGCCGTTAAGCTGCCAGGCCCAGCCTCTCCACAAGGATCCCAGGCATAGTACAACTTGGAACTAATACTGCCATACTACAGGCAGGAAGGAAGCAGGCAGCCAGTGGGCAGGAACAGTAGTTCATGTCTGTCTGGAATCCATCCGTCTGAGAAGAGTATGCCTGAAATCACAGATACAGCCTAAAGTCTCTGACTGGCGAGCAAGGAAGTTTGTACAGTTGTATAAGCTTTTACTCCTGGTACTCACCTCACCCTTCTCAGAACCTCTCACCCTCCTGCAAGGGCTACTCAGATTGCTCTCAAGACCTAGGTAATGctttcagcagggctgggaaatgCTTTCCAAAGTTGTCATCGCTCCTACCATAAAAGAAAACTTGGGACGAATGAGAGAACTGAGTCCCATTCCCTGACTTCCACGGAAGCAGACAATCGCTTGAAtcattctgcagctgcagcccccagcctctGTTTCTCTGTCTACATCATAAGGGTGTGATGCTGCTGAATTACAAACCTAGAAGACACAACAGAAGTCACAAGGCTATTTGTTCTGTGTTCCTGAAGAACTGATAATTGTCCCCTCAATTACATTAAGGATCGTGATGGTAACAAGCAAGCTGTCTAGCTTTATTAGAATATTTACCAGCAAACAGACTAATAGTCTCATTTGTCAGACCAATAACAAgtattttcaccttttttccaTTGTTCTGGCTCTAGTATCACTTTTTGCTTAAAGTCTTAGCCAACTACTGAAGTCtaaccaaacaagaaaatacttcaCATATACATGCAACACAGGTATCTTCACAGACACATTTCCTTgtaatttctgttaaatttctttctctatttttataTGTTATCCTCTTTCTGTGTGAAAAGGCCCAAGAGAAATTAATTCCTTTACCAAGCAGTGACAGGAACACTGTCACTGATTTAGCTCCGCAGTACTTCATGGATGCCTTTGGTCTTTGAAAGCTAGATTTTACACAGACAGGTGCTTTAGTTCTGCAAAGATCATGCACATGTATAACCCTCCGGATGAACTGAAATCAGCAGGACTACTCACATGCCTAATGTTCATAAGTTATTACTTAGAACCACCGATGTTTCAAAGTACCTATATTTAACCATCACTCAAGTTTTAACATCGAGTTTGCTTGACATTGTTtcctcttttgttctttttagatA
Protein-coding sequences here:
- the CIAO2A gene encoding cytosolic iron-sulfur assembly component 2A — protein: MSLVLGLLSHTLSRVLWYSGLRRGCHAPRNQAMEQDKALEVYDIIRTIRDPEKPNTLEELEVVTESCVEVQEIGEDEYLVIIRFTPTVPHCSLATLIGLCLRIKLQRCLPFRHKLEIYISEGTHSTEEDINKQINDKERVAAAMENPNLREIVEQCVTEPD